Proteins from a single region of Hydra vulgaris chromosome 12, alternate assembly HydraT2T_AEP:
- the LOC136088270 gene encoding jerky protein homolog-like — translation MDVFICWKWFNEVFHPEVKRKTGLPVLLLFDNAPGHFEAFERNLVKVVFFPPNCTSWKQPCDMGIIAALKKRYKYLYLSDILSYYSLDVNTKECLKESSLLCKRGAAGVKYGKPAHLLDAAKYADLAWKSIQPSSLKNCFDKAELFQISSPVNTELCSEEADFASFNMLLLLNSIEGIGNMISSEDISNFESIDCEDSSTYIETNKEDVEDYLSPEIAIDNNSVEEEANNDEIDDGTDFLGIEFIHLSLIDIGNQLKC, via the coding sequence ATGGATGTCTTTATATGTTGGAAATGGTTCAATGAAGTCTTTCATCCTGAAGTTAAACGCAAAACTGGCTTGCCTGTTCTTTTATTATTCGACAATGCACCTGGACATTTTGAGGCGTTTGAGCGAAATcttgtaaaagttgttttcttcCCTCCAAATTGCACAAGTTGGAAGCAACCATGTGATATGGGGATTATTGCGGCTCTCAAGAAGcgatataaatatctatatctcTCAGACATATTATCATATTACAGCCTCGATGTAAATACAAAGGAATGTCTGAAAGAAAGTAGTCTTTTGTGCAAAAGAGGTGCAGCAGGAGTTAAATACGGGAAGCCCGCACATCTTCTTGACGCTGCTAAGTATGCCGATTTGGCTTGGAAATCAATTCAACCTTCATCTCTCAAAAATTGCTTCGACAAGGCAGAATTATTTCAGATTTCCAGTCCCGTTAACACTGAACTATGCTCTGAGGAGGCTGACTTTGCATCTTTTAATATGCTCTTGCTGCTTAACTCAATTGAAGGAATAGGGAATATGATCAGTTCGGAAGATATCAGCAATTTTGAATCAATTGATTGTGAAGATTCTTCAACGTATATTGAAACAAACAAGGAAGATGTTGAAGATTATTTGTCTCCCGAAATTGCTATAGATAACAATTCTGTTGAAGAAGAAGCTAATAATGATGAAATAGACGATGGTACAGACTTTTTAGGTATTGAATTTATACATTTATCTCTGATCGATATTGGCAaccaattaaaatgttaa
- the LOC136088269 gene encoding jerky protein homolog-like, with translation MKAKEISQKLNIKEEEFKTSWQWLANFRCRRGLKSMHLFGEGAEVDKDDPVLLQQLKDLYSVINMYRENVYNIDETGLFFHLLSRYSLLMLTESLVTTRGKKKSKEIVTLAVCSNATGSNKIPCSMIGKAA, from the coding sequence ATGAAAGCAAAAGAAATAtcgcaaaaattaaatataaaagaagaagaatttaaaacttcttgGCAATGGCTCGCAAACTTTCGTTGTCGTCGAGGCTTAAAATCGATGCATCTCTTTGGAGAAGGAGCTGAAGTTGACAAAGATGATCCTGTTCTTCTTCAGCAACTTAAGGACCTTTACTCAGTTATTAATATGTACAgagaaaatgtatataatattgaCGAAACTGGACTTTTTTTTCACTTGCTGTCTAGATATTCTCTGTTAATGCTTACTGAAAGCTTAGTAACTAcaagaggtaaaaaaaaatctaaagaaataGTGACTTTAGCTGTTTGCTCCAACGCGACAGGATCAAACAAAATACCCTGTTCTATGATTGGAAAAGCTGCATGA